TAATTATATATAAATACATTGACAATTCAAGGTATTTTTTATAAAATGACACTGTTGAAAAATTTCAACAGTGTCACCCCGAACTTGTTTCGGGGTCTAGGTTATTATCGGTAAATGGTATTTTTTCAATGGGCTTAAAATTAAAAAATGAATATTATTTTAACCGGCTTTATGGCGACTGGCAAAAGTGACGTAGGCCGTGAAATCGCCCGGCTTTTGAAGATGAAATTTGTTGATACGGATGTCCTTATTACAGAAAAAGCCGGCATGAAAATATCTGATATTTTTTCCGAAAAAGGGGAAAAATATTTCAGGGATATTGAATCCGAAATTGCCAAAGAAGTCGGCGGTTATGACAATTATGTAATTGCCACAGGCGGTGGTATTGTTCTAAGGCAGGAGAATATTGATAATTTAAAGAGAAACGGTAAAATAATAAATCTAAAAGCATCAGTTGAAAAAATTTTAGAAAGGGTATCTAAAAATTCTGATAGACCGCTTCTTAATGTTGGAGATAAAAAATCCGAAACAGAGAAACTCCTGTATATAAGAACACCGCATTATGAAAAATGTGATTTTTCGTTCGATACAACAGATACGACACCTAAAGAAGCTGCAAAGAGAATTATAAAGAAGATGAGTAGTGTTTAATATGAAAATAGTTGAAGTAAAACTTGGTGAGAGGACTTATCCGATACATGTCGGCGTATCTTTGACAAATCTTGGCGATTGTCTGAAAGAAAAAGACTTTTTCGGCAAAGTGCTTATAATAACAAATACAACCGTTAATAAGCTTTACGGGGATATGGTGACTGATAGCGTGTCACGTGCAGGTTTTGAAACATTCATTACAAAGATTCCTGACGGTGAAAAATACAAAACGCTTGAAACAGTTAATAATCTTTATCAGGTGTGTATGGATAAACACCTCGAAAGGAGTTCGACTATAGTAGCGCTTGGCGGCGGGGTGGTGGGAGATATAGCCGGGTTTGTCGCTGCAACTTTTATGCGCGGGCTTCCTTTTGTCCAGGTGCCGACAACTTTACTTTCACAAGTAGATTCTTCTATCGGTGGGAAAGTCGGAGTTAATCACCCGAAATCAAAAAATATGATAGGAGCATTTTACCAGCCGGCATTGGTTTATACTGATATTTCAACCTTAAAAACACTTCCGGAAAGAGAGTTTAACAGCGGGCTTGCAGAAGCTATTAAGTACGGGATTATAAGAGACAGGAAATATTTTACTGTTCTGGAAAGAGACCTTATAAAAATTAAGTCACTTAACCTTGAAAGGGTTGAATATACAGTATGGAGAAGCTGCCAGATAAAGAAATGGGTGGTTGAATTGGATGAAAAAGAAACGGGTTTACGCGCAATATTGAATTTCGGTCATACAATAGGTCATGCAATTGAGGCAGCGACTAATTATCAGGAATACCTGCATGGTGAAGCAGTTTCAATAGGAATGGTTTGTGCTGCCAAAATTGCAAAAGAAATAAGTTTACTCAATGACATGTGGACTCACAGGATTGAAAAAATATTGACCAGGGCAGGGCTTCCGGTAACACATAGTTTAAATACTGATAAAATCATTGAAAAACTTATTTATGACAAAAAAGTATTGGATAAAAAAGTCAGATTTGTGTTGCCCGATGGCCGTCCCGGCAGGACTGTCTTAAAAGACGATATCCCTGATGAAATAATAAAAAAAGTCTTAGAAGAACAAAAAGGAGAATAGTTTTGTTATGAAAAAGATACTTATAATTCATGGACCCAATTTAAATCTGCTTGGTAAAAGAGAGCCGGATGTTTATGGCAAGTTTTCGCTTGAAGATATAAATAAAAAAATAAAAAAGCTGGCAAAAGAAAAAAACGTTTCAGTTGAAGTATTTCAATCAAACCACGAAGGTGAAATTGTCGATATCATCGGAAAGTCGCCTAAAAAATATAGTGCAATTGTAATGAACCCTGCTGCATATACACATACATCAGTAGCGATTAGGGATGCTGTTGCTGCCATAGACATTCCTGTAGTGGAAGTTCACCTTTCTAATATCTATCACAGGGAAGAGTTCAGGCACAAATCACTGGTTGCAGGTGTTGCAACAGGTCAAATTTCAGGTTTTGGTACAAATTCCTATCTTTTAGGCCTACTTGCCGCAATTGAAATTGTTAAAAAGTAAAAAGCGTTCTTATGTTCTCGAGTTCTCAGGTTCTGATGTTAATTGAAACCAAAGAACTTTAAAACTTTAGAACAAAGGGATAAAATAGTAATAAATGATGTAGTTTCATAGACCCTTGGCGTGCCGAAATAACCCTATAACCCTAAAACTCTATAACTCTATAACCATAGGATACTATGTTTTTGAGAATAAAAAATATTCAGAAAAAGATTGAATTAGAAAAGTTAGACGGATTGATTTCATTTAATCCATCTAATATTTTTTATTTAACCGGATTCCGTGCGGAAAGTTCTTTTATTTTCGTTTCCCGCAAGGAAACGATATTGTTAGTTCCCGAACTTCTCTATTCATCAGCAAAAAAACTTGCAAGGTGCAAGGTGGAAATTATCAGAAGTTTCAAAGATTCTTTCCAAAAATACAAAAATAAAAAAATTGGTTTTGAGAGTAGCATTTCATATTGGTATTTGAAAGAACTTGAAAAAATTCCGAATATTAAATTGAAAATATGTATTGATTTTATAGAGAACATGCGGCTCGTAAAAGACAACCCGGAAATATCAAAAATAAAAACTGCCTGCAAAATTTCAAAAAAGGCGTTTGAGTCGGTCAAAAAGAAAATAAACTGTGGTATGTCAGAGAAGGAACTTGCCGATGAATTGGAATATCATTTAAGAAAAAACGGTGCGGAAAAGTCATCTTTTGATATTATAGTTGCGTCAGGTCCAAATTCTGTTAATTGTCATCATAAACCGACTAACAGGCGATTTCATAAAGATGAAATCGTTCTTATTGATTTTGGATGTATTTATGATGATTATAATTCTGACTTGACAAAGACAGTTTTTTTAGGTAAAATAAACAAATATCAACAAAAAGTATTTGAAATTGTAAAAGAAGCACAGCAAAAAGCGATAAATGTTATCGCAGATGGCGTAAGTTGTAGAAAAGTAGATTTTGAAGCAAGAAATTTTATAGATAAAAACGGTTTCAATAAATATTTTATTCATTCAACAGGTCATGGTTTAGGTATTGATGTTCACGAAAAACCTGCGCTTTCTTCAAAATCAGATATGATATTGAAAGCAGGTATGGTTGTTACAGTAGAGCCGGGCATTTATATTCCCGGTAAATTCGGTGTTCGCATAGAAGATATGGTTTTAGTGACAAAGAACGGCTGTGAGGTATTATAAATATGGTTTCAACTTCTGATTTTAAAAATGGATTAAATATTGTGGTAGATGGAGCACCGTGCCAGGTTATCTGGTTTCAGCATCACAAACCGGGTAAGGGCGGAGCAGTAATGCGTACAAAGTTAAGAAATCTTGAAACAGGTTCAATTACAGAAACAACTTTTAAATCAGGAGAGAAATTTGAAGAAGTATCAGTTACAAAGAGAAAAAAACAGTTTTTATATTCAGCAGGTAATGATTATATCTTTATGGATATGGAAAACTATGAACAGATAACCATGCAAAAGGATAAACTCGGAGATGTTGTAAAATATTTAAAACCTGATGCT
This portion of the Elusimicrobiota bacterium genome encodes:
- the efp gene encoding elongation factor P, whose protein sequence is MVSTSDFKNGLNIVVDGAPCQVIWFQHHKPGKGGAVMRTKLRNLETGSITETTFKSGEKFEEVSVTKRKKQFLYSAGNDYIFMDMENYEQITMQKDKLGDVVKYLKPDAEVEALYIDERFLTMDLPSNVELKVVSTVPGIRGDSVSNLVKPATLETGIEIQVPLFIKEGDLIKIDTRTGEYLLRVAK
- a CDS encoding shikimate kinase, with protein sequence MNIILTGFMATGKSDVGREIARLLKMKFVDTDVLITEKAGMKISDIFSEKGEKYFRDIESEIAKEVGGYDNYVIATGGGIVLRQENIDNLKRNGKIINLKASVEKILERVSKNSDRPLLNVGDKKSETEKLLYIRTPHYEKCDFSFDTTDTTPKEAAKRIIKKMSSV
- the aroQ gene encoding type II 3-dehydroquinate dehydratase, producing MKKILIIHGPNLNLLGKREPDVYGKFSLEDINKKIKKLAKEKNVSVEVFQSNHEGEIVDIIGKSPKKYSAIVMNPAAYTHTSVAIRDAVAAIDIPVVEVHLSNIYHREEFRHKSLVAGVATGQISGFGTNSYLLGLLAAIEIVKK
- a CDS encoding Xaa-Pro peptidase family protein; this encodes MFLRIKNIQKKIELEKLDGLISFNPSNIFYLTGFRAESSFIFVSRKETILLVPELLYSSAKKLARCKVEIIRSFKDSFQKYKNKKIGFESSISYWYLKELEKIPNIKLKICIDFIENMRLVKDNPEISKIKTACKISKKAFESVKKKINCGMSEKELADELEYHLRKNGAEKSSFDIIVASGPNSVNCHHKPTNRRFHKDEIVLIDFGCIYDDYNSDLTKTVFLGKINKYQQKVFEIVKEAQQKAINVIADGVSCRKVDFEARNFIDKNGFNKYFIHSTGHGLGIDVHEKPALSSKSDMILKAGMVVTVEPGIYIPGKFGVRIEDMVLVTKNGCEVL
- the aroB gene encoding 3-dehydroquinate synthase; this encodes MKIVEVKLGERTYPIHVGVSLTNLGDCLKEKDFFGKVLIITNTTVNKLYGDMVTDSVSRAGFETFITKIPDGEKYKTLETVNNLYQVCMDKHLERSSTIVALGGGVVGDIAGFVAATFMRGLPFVQVPTTLLSQVDSSIGGKVGVNHPKSKNMIGAFYQPALVYTDISTLKTLPEREFNSGLAEAIKYGIIRDRKYFTVLERDLIKIKSLNLERVEYTVWRSCQIKKWVVELDEKETGLRAILNFGHTIGHAIEAATNYQEYLHGEAVSIGMVCAAKIAKEISLLNDMWTHRIEKILTRAGLPVTHSLNTDKIIEKLIYDKKVLDKKVRFVLPDGRPGRTVLKDDIPDEIIKKVLEEQKGE